Within Pseudomonas sp. LBUM920, the genomic segment GACTGGGTGATCAGCTTCTCTGAAGGCACTCCGGAAAACCTGTTGGCCCAGGTCAAGCCCGATGTATTGGTCAAGGGCGGCGACTACTCCGTCGATCAGGTCGTGGGTGCCGATATCGTCGGCGCTTACGGCGGCACGGTGAAGGTGCTGGGCCTGGTCGAGAACAGCTCGACCACCGCCATTGTCGAGAAGATCCGCAACAATGAGTAACGCTGATAAGTGGGTCCTGATCACCGGCGGTGCCGGTTTTATCGGTTCGCATCTGGTTGATGCGTTGCTTGCCAAAGGCTATGCCGTGCGGGTGCTGGATGACCTGTCCACCGGCAAGCGCAGCAACCTGGCGTTGGGCAACCCGCGTGTGCAACTGATTGAGGGTGATGTGGCCAATGCCGAGCTGGTGGCGCAAGCCGCCGTTGGCGTGAGCGCCGTGGTGCACCTGGCCGCGGTGGCCTCGGTGCAGGCGTCGGTGGATGATCCGGTGAGCACTCACCAGAGCAACTTCGTCGGTACCCTGAATGTCTGCGAAGCGATGCGCAAGGCCGGGGTCAAGCGCGTGGTGTTTGCGTCCAGCGCGGCGGTGTATGGCAACAATGGTGAGGGCGCGTCGATTGACGAAGAGACCACCAAGGCGCCGCTGACACCTTATGCCTCGGACAAATTGGCCGGTGAGCATTACTTCGATTTCTACCGCCGCCAGCATGGCCTTGAGCCGGTGATCTTCCGCTTCTTCAACATCTTCGGGCCACGCCAGGATCCGTCCTCGCCGTATTCCGGGGTGATCAGTATTTTCAGCGAGCGTGTGCAGCAGGGTGTGCCAATCAACGTGTTTGGTGATGGCGAGCAAACCCGCGATTTCATGTACGTGGAAGATTTGGTCGATGTGCTGGTACAGGCCATCGAAGCGCCCGACGCGCCGCTGGGTGCGATCAACGTAGGCTGGAACCGCACCACCACGCTCAAGCAGGTGTTGCAGGCGCTGGAAGAAGTGGTGGGTCAGTTGCCGACGATCACTTACGGCCCGGCACGCTCGGGGGATATTCGGCATTCGCGGGCCAATAACCAGCGGCTGTTGGCGAGTTTCACGCTGCCTGAGCCCACGCCGTTGAAGGTGGGCCTGGAGCGGTTGCTCACGGGCTGAACCGTCAACTGTAGGAGCCGCTTTATCTGGGAGCCGGGCAAGCCAGCGCCCGGATCAGAGCGGTTTCACCCCTTGGCTTTTTTCTTCGGCACAATCTTGCGCAGCATCTGCCGCGCCTTGCCGGTCAATCGCTTCAGTTTCGACTCTTTTTCAGGCTGAGCCAGGCCTTGCTGCCTGAGCCAATCCTTCCAGCGAATCCGCTCATCACGTACCAACCAGCCGTCTTGCTGAGCAAAGCTTTCGGCCAGGTATAAACCGCGTGTGCTGGCCGGATACAGCTGGTCTTTCTTGACGGTGTACAGCTCTGCTACAGGTTGGCCATCTTTGAGCGGCATCAGGTACAAATCCGGGCGCTTGCGGTCCAGCCGGGCTACCAACTGGTCGCCTTCAAGTCGCTCATCCACATGAAACAGGCTGAGGGATTTGGCTTCCTTCGGCACCTCAAGGCGCAAGTCATAAATCAATTGCAGCGACGCCGTCGGCAGGTGCACGTAGGCCCGTGGGCGCTCGATCAATTGCGTAGTCGCGCAGCGCACCGGGCGGGCGGCGCCCGACAAAGGGCTCAACCGAAATGGCAGTGCTTCACGGTAATGCAGGGCGGTGGAGTAGGGCGCCGGCAGCCAGGTGTCGTTGAAGCGTCCGCCGAGCCAGCCTTCAGGCGTCTCCAGCAGGCATTCTTCGGCAATTTCCTGGATGGCGGTGTGCAGCGGCAGGTTCAGTTCGTGGGCCGGCACATAGCCCGAGATCAGCTTGAGCACCACGTCGCCACGGTCCTGGCGGCGTTGGCGGACCAATACCCAGTAATCCTTGTTTTGCCAGTGCAGGGTCAGTCGCACCGACACACCGAGATTCGCCAGTTCCAGGGCGAAACGCTCCGGGTCCGCCACCTCCACCGGCTTGCGCCGTTGCAGGGTCTGGGCGAAGTTGAGCGGCATGCCCACGCTCTGGTAACTCAGGCCTTCGGGGGTGGCTTCGACGTGCAGCGGCAGTGTTTTAAAGTTGCTGGGGTTTTTTCTAATAAGCGTGCGCGGCATGTCGGCTCCTTCTTGCGACGGGGTCGGCCGCGTCGGCGGCATCAGAGTTGACGAATGACCTTGGCAGCGGTCGCCACGTTATGGGCCAGGTGCAGCGGATTAATGGTCCCGACAATAGCACTGGCGACGCCCGTTTGCGCAAACAACAACATGAAACTGGCGTGAATTGGATCCATTCCAGGCTTCAGGCACACGTGGCCGCTGGCCAGGGCTTTTTTCACCAGGATGCCTTTGCCATGGGCAGCGGCGTAATCAATGACGGTTTTCTCGCTCTGTTCGTTCAGATTGTAGGTGACCATTGCGCAATCACCTTGTTCCAGAGCCTTCACGCCGCCTTCGACGGTTTTGCCGGAGAAGCCGAAACCGCGAATCTTGCCCTCTTTTTTCAGCGCTGCGAGGGTCTGGTACACCTCGCAATCATTGAGGATATGCAGGTCATTGCCATCGGAGTGCACCAGCACCAGGTCGATAAAATCCGTTTCAAGTCGTTTCAAGCTGCGCTCGATCGACATCCGCGTATGGGCCGCACTGAAATCATGCTGCGACACGCCATCGGCAAACTCTTCACCCACCTTGCTGACAATCACCCAGTCATTGCGTTGGCCGCGTAATAGCGGCCCCAGGCGTTCTTCGCTGCGGCCGTAAGCCGGCGCGGTGTCGATCAGGTTGATGCCCAGCTGGCGTGCCTGGCGCAGCAGCATGCGCGCCTCGTCATCATCAGGAATCTGGAAGCCGTTGGGGTATTTCACCCCTTGGTCGCGGCCCAGTTTTACTGTGCCAAGACCCAGTGGCGACACCAGCAGGCCGGTGCTGCCCAAGGGGCGATGCAGGTCGTGCAGGGTGGGCAGGCTCATGGCAACAGGTGCTCCCAGGCAGGTTGGCCGAGGGCTGGTTTTGGCAGCTCGGGCAGGGCGTCGTTGTTGGTGCTCGGCTGGATACCGTCGCGTTGCAGGGCGTTGAGTACGCGGTCAGCGAAGTCTGGCGCCAGCGCCAGTTTGGTCGGCCAACCCACCAGCAGGCGGCCCTCTTCGGCAAGGAACGCATTGTCTGGTCGGGTCAGGCCCGATTGCAGCGGCTCGGCGCGGTCCACGCGCAAGGTCGCCCATTGCGTCTGGCTCATGTCGATCCACGGCAGCAACTGCGCCAGTTCTTTTTGCGCAGTGGCGATCTGTTCTTCAGGTGTGCGCGCCACGCCATCGGCCTCGGCGATATCGCCGCCCATGTACCACACCCAGTTGCCATCGGCGGCCGGGTGAGTGGTGATGGTCAGGCGTGGCTTGGTGCCGCCGCCCAGGCAGTGCGCATACAGCGGCTTCAAGCCCGGGCCCTTGGCGATGATCATATGCAGCGGGCGCTTTTGCATGGCGGGCTGGCTCAGGCCCAGGGCGCTGAGCAAATCAGCCGTGCCGCCACCGGCACTGAGCACGATGCGCTGGGCACGAATCTCACGGCCGTCAACCTTCAAACCCACCAGGCTATCGCCATCGCGCAGCGGTTCGATGTGCTGGCCGGCGAGCAAACCGTCACCCGCCAGTTGGGCCAGACGCTCGATCAGGCTCGGCACGTCGACCACCAGC encodes:
- a CDS encoding NAD-dependent epimerase/dehydratase family protein, which encodes MSNADKWVLITGGAGFIGSHLVDALLAKGYAVRVLDDLSTGKRSNLALGNPRVQLIEGDVANAELVAQAAVGVSAVVHLAAVASVQASVDDPVSTHQSNFVGTLNVCEAMRKAGVKRVVFASSAAVYGNNGEGASIDEETTKAPLTPYASDKLAGEHYFDFYRRQHGLEPVIFRFFNIFGPRQDPSSPYSGVISIFSERVQQGVPINVFGDGEQTRDFMYVEDLVDVLVQAIEAPDAPLGAINVGWNRTTTLKQVLQALEEVVGQLPTITYGPARSGDIRHSRANNQRLLASFTLPEPTPLKVGLERLLTG
- a CDS encoding metal ABC transporter ATPase, which translates into the protein MPRTLIRKNPSNFKTLPLHVEATPEGLSYQSVGMPLNFAQTLQRRKPVEVADPERFALELANLGVSVRLTLHWQNKDYWVLVRQRRQDRGDVVLKLISGYVPAHELNLPLHTAIQEIAEECLLETPEGWLGGRFNDTWLPAPYSTALHYREALPFRLSPLSGAARPVRCATTQLIERPRAYVHLPTASLQLIYDLRLEVPKEAKSLSLFHVDERLEGDQLVARLDRKRPDLYLMPLKDGQPVAELYTVKKDQLYPASTRGLYLAESFAQQDGWLVRDERIRWKDWLRQQGLAQPEKESKLKRLTGKARQMLRKIVPKKKAKG
- a CDS encoding aldo/keto reductase, with protein sequence MSLPTLHDLHRPLGSTGLLVSPLGLGTVKLGRDQGVKYPNGFQIPDDDEARMLLRQARQLGINLIDTAPAYGRSEERLGPLLRGQRNDWVIVSKVGEEFADGVSQHDFSAAHTRMSIERSLKRLETDFIDLVLVHSDGNDLHILNDCEVYQTLAALKKEGKIRGFGFSGKTVEGGVKALEQGDCAMVTYNLNEQSEKTVIDYAAAHGKGILVKKALASGHVCLKPGMDPIHASFMLLFAQTGVASAIVGTINPLHLAHNVATAAKVIRQL
- a CDS encoding FAD-binding oxidoreductase — encoded protein: MPSVISTDVLIVGAGVAGLWLNARLRRQGFSTVLVESATLGGGQSVKSQGIIHGGAKYALHGSLTGASEAIADMPRRWREALAGDGELDLSGVRLLSEAHYLWSPGTLAGNLTSFFASKAVRGRVDQVKGDELPPALQDRRFKGKVYRLAELVVDVPSLIERLAQLAGDGLLAGQHIEPLRDGDSLVGLKVDGREIRAQRIVLSAGGGTADLLSALGLSQPAMQKRPLHMIIAKGPGLKPLYAHCLGGGTKPRLTITTHPAADGNWVWYMGGDIAEADGVARTPEEQIATAQKELAQLLPWIDMSQTQWATLRVDRAEPLQSGLTRPDNAFLAEEGRLLVGWPTKLALAPDFADRVLNALQRDGIQPSTNNDALPELPKPALGQPAWEHLLP